The genomic region gcaattaCTCATTGTGTCCTGGTGTTTAGTAGTTAGGACACATACCATATTACCTGAGTACCAACTCTCTAGCCAAGCATCTTGTCTTTATGTTCACTCATGGCCTTTTCAGTTGAGgtaaaattggaaaaaaaaaaatcagtttccCCTTTTAAATCTTGAGGAATTTTCCAGAAATAAGGTCTGTAAGGACATTGTTATTGTTACAGCTGTATTGTACTGTGTTCATTGTAACCAACCCATATGTAACCCATTTACTACATGCTCTCCTTGCActtcataaaatattaaaacctaTTCCTAACACCCAGCATTGCAGTGACACATAGTGAGCAAAGCCAtttgtagttaaaaaaaaaaaaaaaaatcactttgttTTATTGAGTGAAATTTTGCAGATCCATTGAGCTTCTCACGTGTTAGCTGGGAACTGTGATTAGAATTGAATATTTTGTTCAAAAGAGGTGAGGTCCAGATTTCCTGACACAACATTATTGACTTGCACTATGTACACTGTGTACACTATATGCTGTGTAAAGTTATTGTCTGTTTAAAATCATCTTTACTAAAGCAGATTGACTTACTATAAGTTCTGAGTGGTGTTAGGACAGCCCCCTACATGTTATGACAGACAGCTGACACATCTCCACATGACCAGCATTATGTGCAGATTCCTGTCGGGTTACACATTAGTGAGAATATCATCCCCTTTCTGACCAGTGGTGGTGCTGCCAATAAGCTGTAAATAAAATTTAGACAAACCTAGAAAAGTTTTTAAGATTTCTTTAAATTGTCCCATTGAGAAGAAAGTTTGATGTAGCTGCAACAAAGACCACACAGTTTTGCTTAACTTTTTCTGATAATTTTAGAATGGCTCCTGATgttaacttgtttttaaaatactgtcTTATCATGCTAACCACAACATTGTGCAACCCTAGTAAACAGCTTGATACTAAACATCTAGCAATGTTAATAACAGCAACTGACCCTCCCTGTGCTACTCGACCTTCAAATTGTCACTGTCCAGCCATTCTGTTTCAAATACTGATCAACTAGAGACAcgcacacatacgcacacacataccGTTTCTGTCAGGTAGGGTGCACAGAGGAAATGAATACTACTCTACAGTTACAAATGAATGGTGctgcctggtggctgggtcaCTTGTCACTGATCCCCCTCTCTGATTTTTAACTCAGCACTTTTCTATCCAGAGGCTTTGGACAATACCACACTCTGGTTACAAGCATGTTTCATTGTCACCTGATGCTTACTGATGCTCTTTATGTTACATTTGACTTTGAAAGCCTATATTGTTGTGGGGCTCAAATAACAAGTATATCTGCCTGGTTTGAAGCCCACAACACTGAAGTGAAAATACTGTTTGTGGAATTCTCATTCACAGAAAGAGCAGGTTTTTTTCAAGGTATTCCTAATTTCTTTGCTGTGCCTCCTTTCTCAGTGATCTCAGTGCTGTTAGAGACACATAGCCTTTTGTTTGAATTAGATCATGTCATGATTTATTGTTGCTCTTGTTAAATTTAACTGTTGAAATGGTGAAATAGTCCATTATCATTCTGACATCTGGTCCTCTTTTTTTGTGTCAACAGGAAAGAGTTTGTTGAGGGCTGCAAGGCCATCCAGGCTGACAGCCTTGAAGGGATCTGCTCACGTTTCCCCTGCATGCTGTTGGATGCTCAGGGCGAGGAGAACTTCAAGGACCTGTACCGCTTCACTTTCCAGTTTGGCCTGGACGCTGAGGAGGGCCAACGCTCTCTGCAGCGTGAAATCGCCATCGCCTTGTGGCGCCTGGTTTTCACTCAAGACACACCCACGATCCTAGAGCGCTGGCTGGACTTCCTATCAGAGAACCCTTCAGGTATTCGAGGCATCTCAAGGGACACGTGGAACATGTTCCTCAACTTTACCCAGGCAATTGGTCCTGACCTGAGCAACTACAGCGAGGACGAGGCCTGGCCCAGCCTTTTTGACACCTTTGTGGAGTGGGAGTTGGAGCGTaggaaaaaggaggaggaacaggCACTGGTGGCAAAGGAGGAAGAGGGCAGGTGTACTGAGACAGAGTGTTCTCCCACCACAGGTAGACTTGAAACAGAGGGAAGTCGAGGCTCACAGACGTGGGGGGGCCACTGACTTGGAAACAGGAAATATATTGTGAGGGAAGAATACAACATATAAGTGAACTGTACATCTGTGAATCATTGAATGAATATTAGTATTACCATTACAgctgttcatttctctctccttttcagttGGGGTGGGATTCCTGCTTTTGcaacatctttttgtttttgaaagggCTCCAAAAACTGCTAGGTTTTAAGCACTTCTGTTTAAGTTATTACTTTGCTTTTTTCTCCCCCCACGTGTGTTTTTAGTGATCTGACATGGATGTGGTTCATTTTAACCTACCTACCATAACTCAGCGAAGTAAGTAAAGACttggtttttaaaaacaggcaacAGAAAGCCATAACCCTTTCCCACAGTTAACTACTGCTATGTTTTATACACGAAAAGACTTAGTAACAGTAAAGTAAAAAGGGAAATTTGGGCTACTtgtctaaaaatacatttttactacCAAAATTGAGATTTAATACAAGGGTCGGGATAAGTGAAAACATCTCCAGTGAGCTACTCTTGTTGGATTGTTTGCTTTGTATATCTTGCAGTGCAGTGAGGTTGACTGGATTGCACTTTTATTGCCTTCACAGCTGTCAGCCTGCAATTACACGGCAAACAATAATGGATTACAACTTTGTCACAAGCGCATTTTATCACTGCAGATAGTACAAATGAGATTTGTAACTTTAATTCATCAAAGTTTTAATATTCTTTTAATATCCAAGTTGTTTTCCAGTGTAACAGACCCACCCTTTCTTCTGTGTTGAGTGTTTTTGAGTGCTACTAGTGCAGTGAGCAGCTTGGCTTGTTTAAGCAGCTGACTGTGCCCCCTTTTAACCTCTAGCATCTAAAATTTTAATGTCCACCTACTTTCAAGAAGCAGTTAAGTGTCTACAACACAATGATGCTGGCTTTTCTCAGATGCCTCGTTGATAACGTAAGAAGTCTGTAAGGACAACGAATTGGCAAAAATTAGTCCTGGTCATTTCTGAACAGAAGATGCCTAATCATACATCAGAGTACTGTTAAACTGGGCGTTACAAAGCTTACATTGTTTACTTTCAAGAGTGTAATAAGGGTCTTCACACCCTTGAACTGCTATACAAAAAATAGTGTGTGCATTTCACAATTAATGTTGATTGCTGCTGGTGATGGATTGCACAAAGACTAATGGCATGTTAAGTCATTGTACTTGCAACTTGCTTTGCAGAGAGATTGATGTCAATTTCCATTTTAACCCTTTTCCAAACTGTAGATTGATCTTAAGTATATACTAGGGTGTTTTGGAAGTTTCTGGAGTGTTAACTATACATGCTGGCTAATCAAGAGTCTGTAATATGGGCTTAGTGTGATAAGAGGGTGGCCATAACCTGATCTGTTTGGTTTACATCTATAATGGTTTTATTTCAGATCCCCTTTGtccttttttatataaaatgtattgatttataataataaaaacagtgttgaACTTTTAATGGTGACTAGGAAAGTGTGTGATTTCTTCGTACCTCACGCTTTGCTCATGCTAAATGGAGTCCCAAGCTCCAGAGGTGCAGGTTTTGCAGCGCCCGGATTTGTGCAGGCTGGACTGGGAGCAGCAGGCAGGGGGCGTGTCCGACCCCGGTGCGGCTCTTCCCATTGGTGGACAGCCGTCCTGGTTACCAGCCAACAACACACTGGGCACATGAGAAAACAGCACAGTTTTAAAGCTAACGGCTAATAAAGTACCGTTTCACATTGACAGTAAgtatttttctaatattttaagatacaagatgaaaaaacagttttgtgtcttttcttgtttttttttttttacatgctaAGTCGTTAGCCGTTCGCTTTGTCGTTAGCTTCATTGCTAGCTTAACCTGCCGCTTGCTAGCGGTGCTTCTGCTGTAAACCCGGAGTGAATTTATGCGACAAACGAGTAACCTAATGTTAACTAGTAATAGAAAGTGACAGAAAGCCCCAGCAGCTGCAACGTCAACACAATGGACAGCGGCTAGGATGTTAGCTATTGGACGTTACCACACATCTGTAAACTCCCTGCGCGTACCAGGCATGTTAACGTGCTTAAAACGGGTTTTATCAAGGCCTGGGTGAAGTATGATGGGGTCAGTTTAGGTTGGAAATTGCGTCTtgtgtactctgtgtgtgtgtgtgtgtgtgtgtgtgtgtgtgtgtgtgtgtgtgtgtgtgtgtgtttgttgtgctgAGTCGCCCGGTGGGTGGGGCGACGTTTTAAACGAGCTGCATACAAGGCAATTTAATGTCACAGGTACATCTCATGTGTGTCCCTTTGCAGTGAtaatcaaacacaacacagatctTAGCGATGTCTTTTGAAGCCCCCCTCTGAAATATGGGATAGGAAATGTGAACAGCATCACCTGCAGCCAGACAATGGATAACGTCAACGAGGTAAGCAAGGACTGCTTTATGTAATAGCTCATCTGCTCTGTCAGTAGTTTTATATTCgtgtcatttgttgttttacttGTCATCAGACACTATCAGGATGCTGGCTTTAAATTTCAGAGCTTTAATCGCAACAAAGCATGACAGATTTTATAGTAGGATCTGAGCTGTCACCCTGTTTCTCTGTGCCCTGTCACTAACACGTTTTCTATTCTTCCTTTAAATGTCTTTGCCTCTTCTGATCCTGACACTGACAGATGCTGTAGCCTAGTTGACTTGTAGAAACTAAGTAAGAGCTTTGTGATTTCTTTGCTTCTCTTGCATGATGATTAATGAACATGTGGCATGAGCTGTTGGTGACTGTGTCATGCGACCTGCATGAAATTCTCCAAAGACACTGAAtgagtgttttaatgtttatttatttatttatttattttttttaaatccagtcaACTCTActattgtatgtacagtacaaagtGCTTATTATGAGGATGTGAAACAGgtttatgcattttgtttttgctaagTCTGGAGGGTTTTAGAGTTAATAATGTCATGATCCTGAAATCACCATGAAacaaatgatgtgtttttgagCGGAGGTAGAATGAAAAACTATAAGGATCCACACATGGGTGCATCTGGACTCCACTGTTAAGGTTTGCAGCAGTGTTACAGTGGTTAGCAGTTcttctttaatgtgtttttaagaaaACCTTTTCaggattacattacatttataatCTCAGCACTGACAGTGGCTG from Mastacembelus armatus chromosome 19, fMasArm1.2, whole genome shotgun sequence harbors:
- the dcun1d3 gene encoding DCN1-like protein 3, whose product is MGQCVTKCKNPTSSLGSKSGDKESSSKSHKKGGSGAGGHKEEHSAPCSKGTSELSNGTKALEVTVETPVIPAVIGETRKDELLDGDGLSLLRIEELFGCYKDEQEDAILEEGMERFCNDLCVDPAEFRVLVLAWKFQAATMCKFTRKEFVEGCKAIQADSLEGICSRFPCMLLDAQGEENFKDLYRFTFQFGLDAEEGQRSLQREIAIALWRLVFTQDTPTILERWLDFLSENPSGIRGISRDTWNMFLNFTQAIGPDLSNYSEDEAWPSLFDTFVEWELERRKKEEEQALVAKEEEGRCTETECSPTTGRLETEGSRGSQTWGGH